From a single Bacillus sp. NEB1478 genomic region:
- a CDS encoding DUF3298 domain-containing protein, producing MTNFEAPVLVQTHTYSHNQMRIYYPQIDGQINPRIKQHVNQQIIHMNQQLGEMQNPEARPGMYGEYAVKTNEKNILSIGFSNYAYTPHAAHGMTYIKSLTWDLTTGRTYSLKDLFKTNSNYVQVLNQNIKQQIKRLNIFTLEPFKSINPDQDFYIADKALVIYFQLYDLTAYAFGFPMFVISVFDLQDIIDENGPLGKMAVNGL from the coding sequence ATGACAAATTTCGAAGCTCCTGTTTTGGTTCAGACACATACGTATTCGCATAATCAAATGAGGATTTATTATCCGCAAATAGACGGGCAGATCAATCCGCGAATTAAGCAGCACGTGAATCAGCAAATCATTCACATGAACCAGCAGCTAGGTGAGATGCAGAATCCTGAGGCAAGACCTGGCATGTATGGAGAGTACGCTGTAAAAACTAATGAAAAAAATATACTGAGCATCGGTTTTAGCAATTATGCTTACACCCCGCATGCCGCACATGGCATGACATACATTAAGTCTCTGACGTGGGATTTGACGACGGGAAGAACGTACAGCTTGAAGGATTTATTTAAAACGAACAGCAATTACGTGCAGGTTCTGAATCAGAACATTAAACAACAAATTAAAAGATTAAACATCTTCACACTCGAACCTTTTAAAAGCATCAATCCGGATCAAGACTTCTATATTGCGGATAAAGCTCTTGTTATTTACTTTCAGTTGTATGATTTAACTGCATATGCTTTTGGGTTTCCGATGTTTGTTATATCTGTATTTGATCTTCAGGACATTATCGATGAGAACGGACCATTAGGAAAAATGGCAGTGAATGGGTTATAA
- the spoIID gene encoding stage II sporulation protein D, whose product MKMKPLLWIIAIFIAVIVLIPAILVLPFSSAPPDWKKESQAKPAERMLALEIPHSDIVVPVFRKSIDTVENIPLEEYVTGVVASEMPAEFELEALKAQALTARTYIVKTMYAQSKDDSLPAEAVVSDTVMHQVYKGNEELKNIWGDEYAEKLSKVVKAVTATKGQILTYEGQPIQASFFSMSNGFTVDSEDYWKNKYPYLRSVESPWDKKAPKFTQTVQVPVTTVEEKLGVSLSKDGKIGKVVSSTSGKRIGKFTIGKKEFTGKEIREKLELRSTDFQMTKKGKQVTITTKGYGHGVGMSQYGANGMAKEGKTYKDILNYYYKGIAIADYKPLVDKGVAYQK is encoded by the coding sequence ATGAAAATGAAGCCATTGCTCTGGATCATCGCCATTTTTATTGCTGTTATCGTCCTCATTCCTGCCATACTTGTCCTGCCATTTTCGTCAGCACCTCCTGATTGGAAGAAAGAAAGCCAGGCTAAACCAGCTGAGAGAATGCTAGCTTTGGAAATCCCGCACTCGGACATTGTGGTACCTGTCTTTCGTAAATCCATCGATACGGTCGAAAACATTCCACTTGAAGAATACGTGACAGGTGTGGTAGCGAGTGAGATGCCGGCAGAGTTTGAGCTCGAAGCATTAAAAGCACAAGCCCTGACAGCGAGAACGTATATTGTAAAAACGATGTACGCTCAGTCAAAGGATGATAGCCTGCCAGCAGAAGCGGTCGTTTCCGATACGGTCATGCATCAAGTGTATAAAGGAAACGAAGAACTCAAAAACATATGGGGCGACGAATATGCTGAAAAGTTGTCAAAAGTCGTCAAAGCGGTTACCGCAACAAAAGGTCAGATTTTAACGTATGAAGGGCAGCCGATCCAAGCGAGTTTTTTCTCAATGAGCAACGGGTTCACGGTCGATTCTGAAGACTATTGGAAAAATAAGTACCCTTACTTAAGAAGTGTCGAAAGCCCATGGGATAAAAAAGCACCGAAATTCACACAGACGGTGCAAGTTCCAGTAACAACGGTAGAGGAAAAGTTAGGCGTTTCATTATCGAAGGATGGGAAGATCGGAAAAGTAGTTTCGTCTACGAGCGGGAAGCGGATCGGTAAATTCACAATCGGTAAAAAGGAGTTTACCGGTAAAGAAATAAGAGAGAAGCTAGAACTCCGGTCAACCGATTTTCAGATGACGAAAAAAGGCAAGCAAGTCACGATCACCACAAAGGGATACGGCCATGGAGTGGGAATGAGCCAGTACGGTGCGAACGGAATGGCGAAAGAAGGAAAGACGTATAAAGACATACTAAACTATTATTATAAAGGAATCGCGATTGCTGACTACAAACCACTCGTGGACAAAGGAGTAGCGTATCAAAAATAA